A single Salminus brasiliensis chromosome 20, fSalBra1.hap2, whole genome shotgun sequence DNA region contains:
- the barhl1a gene encoding barH-like homeobox 1a: MHKCLLERAALSRLAAFTMDVSTNGSSFGIESLLSRRPASPCVPSRGGALLMGPCGSPAPSARSDIDSDCSSPPSPRRDCVVEEEEEVQMQRHVRALGLESPGPQARTVTSSFLIRDILADCKPLAACAPYSSAQTARDAEDYTDKVHSNSSSDSEYRVKDEAEREISSSGESPSSRLKKPRKARTAFTDHQLAELERSFARQKYLSVQDRMELAASLNLTDTQVKTWYQNRRTKWKRQTAVGLELLAEAGNYSALQRMFPSPYFYPQSLVSSLDPGAGLYLYRGPSAPPPPVQRPLVPRILLPGLQGGGGEPLPSLPGTLARPTPQR, translated from the exons ATGCACAAATGCTTGCTTGAGCGCGCGGCTCTATCCCGCCTTGCTGCGTTCACCATGGACGTGTCCACGAACGGCTCGAGCTTCGGGATCGAGTCCCTGCTGTCCCGCAGGCCCGCGAGCCCCTGCGTGCCGTCCAGGGGCGGCGCTCTGCTGATGGGCCCGTGCGGCTCACCGGCGCCCAGCGCGCGCTCTGACATTGACAGTGACTGCTCCTCGCCCCCGTCCCCGCGCAGGGACTGCGtggtggaggaagaggaggaggtgcAGATGCAGAGACATGTGCGCGCGCTGGGGCTAGAGTCTCCGGGTCCTCAGGCGCGCACCGTcacctcctccttcctaatacGAGACATCCTCGCGGACTGCAAACCTCTGGCGGCCTGTGCTCCGTACAGCAGCGCACAGACGGCGCGAGACGCCGAGGACTACACGGACAAAGTGCACAGCAACTCCTCCTCAGACAGCGAGTACAGGG TGAAGGACGAGGCTGAGAGGGAGATCTCCAGCAGTGGGGAAAGCCCCTCGTCCCGGCTAAAGAAGCCCCGCAAAGCGCGCACCGCCTTCACAGACCACCAGCTCGCCGAGCTCGAGCGTAGCTTCGCGCGCCAGAAGTACCTGAGCGTGCAGGACCGCATGGAGCTCGCGGCCTCGCTCAACCTGACCGACACACAGGTTAAGACCTGGTACCAGAACCGGag GACAAAGTGGAAGAGGCAGACAGCGGTGGGTCTGGAGCTTCTTGCTGAAGCGGGTAACTACTCGGCCCTTCAGCGAATGTTCCCGTCGCCCTACTTTTACCCGCAGAGCCTCGTGTCCAGTCTGGACCCCGGAGCCGGACTCTATCTGTACCGGGGTCCCTCAGCGCCTCCGCCGCCTGTTCAGCGGCCGCTCGTACCGAGAATCCTCCTTCCCGGCCTCCAGGGAGGCGGCGGAGAGCCTCTACCCTCGCTCCCCGGGACATTAGCGCGACCCACCCCGCAGCGATAA
- the cfap77 gene encoding cilia- and flagella-associated protein 77, giving the protein MDDVHVGVVRDSMLNNPLLIRPRLGKSKSKGLSCPGPDFVYGAVTTIRDGGVPEAISSWHTPSVSSSNSARHRKAERDFVALNREGVKSGVVTAKELQQYRATHDIRRPIASKDTRRSAPARIPQDLSFGVSTRPSTPISELMQYKYAQRWLEEQQAKDRALLARQQKKVQLGRIQDTRTTLLRKSRPLEEAPSMWKLPRFQQIGPALDTFRDADARRRAMAVHYSDSAARRGLLGQGTYTVD; this is encoded by the exons CCTAGACTTGGGAAGAGCAAGTCCAAAGGACTGTCCTGTCCAGGGCCTGATTTTGTTTACGGGGCAGTGACCACTATCCGTGACGGAGGAGTGCCAGAGG CCATCTCCAGCTGGCACACTCCTTCAGTGTCCTCCAGTAACTCTGCCCGACACAGGAAGGCTGAGCGAGACTTTGTGGCTCTGAATCGTGAAGGGGTGAAGTCAGGCGTAGTGACGGCCAAGGAGCTGCAGCAGTACCGCGCAACTCATGACATCAGACGCCCAATCGCTTCCAAGGACACGCGCAGGTCTGCTCCGGCACGAATACCACAGGACCTCAGCTTTGGTGTATCTAcacg ACCCTCTACCCCTATCTCTGAGCTGATGCAGTACAAGTACGCCCAGAGGTGGCTGGAGGAGCAGCAGGCCAAGGACAGAGCTCTGCTGGCACGACAGCAAAAAAAG GTTCAGCTGGGGAGGATCCAGGACACCCGCACCACCCTCTTGCGAAAGAGTCGCCCCCTGGAGGAAGCCCCGTCCATGTGGAAGCTGCCTCGCTTCCAGCAG ATCGGACCAGCTTTGGACACCTTTCGAGACGCTGATGCCCGGAGGAGAGCCATGGCTGTACACTACTCGGACTCAGCGGCCAGAAGGGGGCTGCTGGGACAGGGCACTTACACTGTGGACTGA